The genome window TACATGGACGCGCGCTTATGCCGCCATCAATACGGTGAACAATGTACTGGAAGCCTTAGGCAAAGTGCAGAGTGAAGACGTAAGAGCGCAGTTGGAAGGAGAAGCACTTTTTATTCGGGGCATCCTTTTCTTTGAACTGGTTCGGTACTACGCGCTTCCTTGGGGGGCTACGGCTGACAATAGCCATTTGGGTATACCGCTGGTCTTGCGGGCAACCCTGACGCAGGAGCAGGCCGGTCAGACCGCGGCGAGAAATACGGTAGCACAGGTATACACCCAGGTTATCAATGATTTAACCAAGGCGTCTACTTTACTGCCAGCCGATAATGGCACACGGGCTGACAAATTCTCTGCTCAGGCTTTTCTGGCGCGGGTATACTTGCAACAAAGTGATTTCGCAAAAGCACGCGACGCTGCCAACCAGGTTATCAGTTCGGGCAATTTTCGCCTGAATCCGTCGGTAACGGCGGGTTTCCGGAACCGGAATACCGCGGAAAGTATTTTCGAGATTCAGCAGAATGACCAGAATAATGCAGGTTCGGCCAATGATGGTTTAACAACGCTTTACGCCAGCTTGCCCATAAACGGGGTGAACATTGGCCGGGGTGATGTGCAGGTGAATACCTCTTTTGTCGAATCTTATAGTGCTACTGACGCACGGCGGACCGAACTGTTTTATATCGGTTACAAAGGAGTGAACCGGTATTATACGGGCAAGTTTACCGATTTTGGAGCCAACATTCCGGTGATTCGGTTAGCCGAAATGTTGCTGGTGCGGGCTGAAACAAACCTGCGTTTGAACACCACAGTTGGTGCAACGCCGGCACAGGATCTGAACGCGGTTCGTACGCGGGCGGGTGTAGCACCGATTGCTGCTCCAACGTTGGCGGATGTTTTGCGTGAGCGTGTTTATGAACTAGCCTTTGAAGGCCTGCGAATTCACGATATTAAGCGGACACGCGCCTCAACGGGTACCTACGCCTGGAACGCGCCCGAACTGGTATTTCCAATTCCGCAGCGTGAGGTCGATGCGAATAACCTGCTGGTTCAAAACCCTGGTTATTAAGCCATACAGGCAGTGGTCAGCACGGCTAAATACATTTAACTAATAAAAGCACCCGATTCAGAAAATCGGGTGCTTTTATTATATGGTTTTATAAGTTAGTTGCGTTTATTGTGTATATTTTCGGGCAATCAGTAATTAGTTAAAGCGAGGTGCATCGATTGATTGAAAAAGTAGGTATTAATCAAATAAAGGCTGCTTATTAAATACGTATACATGAAAAAACACTACCGGATTGTTGTTTACTGGGTACTCATTATTTTGCTGCCTGGCTGGGCGTTTGCGCAAAATCGCCGTGTCACAGGTAGAGTCACGTCAGACACCGATGGAACCTCCTTACCGGGTGTGAACGTGGTCGTTAAAGGAACAACAAACGGCGTTAGTACCGATGCCGACGGAAATTACAGCATTACCCTTCCCGATGATAAAACCATATTAACGTATAGCTCTATTGGCTTGATTCCGCAGGAAATTACTGTCGGAACGCGTTCAGTTGTTAATGTGCGAATGAAAGAGTCGGTTAGTGAATTGGCCCAGGTGGTCGTCACGGGTTATAATTCTACCCAGAAGAAAGACATCACCGGTTCCATTGCAATCGTTACCTCCGACAAATTCAAAGACATTCCGGTTACGGGTTTTGATCAGGCTCTGCAAGGACAGGCAGCCGGTGTACAGGTTTCACAATCGTCAGGAACACCGGGCGGGGGGGTTACCGTTCGTATTCGCGGAAATACATCCATCTCCGCCAGCAACCGACCTTTGTTTATTGTCGATGGCATACCCGTAGAAGATGGCTTCTTATCTCAGCGTGATTTTGGTGGGCAGAATGACAATGCATTTTCCCTGCTCAACCCCAACGATATTGAAGCCATTCAGGTACTGAAAGATGCTTCGGCAAAGGCGATCTACGGCTCGCGGGCGGCCAATGGCGTCGTACTCATTACTACGAAAAAAGGAAAAGCAAACCAGAAAACAACGTTTACGGCTGATGTACAGCGTGGGATTACGGAAGTTGTCCGCAAGCCTGACTTGCTGAACGCCAGTGAGTTGCTTGAGCTGCAACGAGAAGCCGTGATCAACGCAGGCCAGGACCCCGATCAGCTTGGGCTGATTAGAGGTGTTACCGATGGGGTAAATACGAACTGGGTAGACGAAGTGCTGCGTCAGGGAGTTTATCAACAATATCAGCTTTCAGCATCCGGAGGAAATGAACGCACCAATTTTTACATCAGTGGCAACTACCGCGACGAGGAAGGGGTGCAGTTGAATAACCGATTTACGCGGATGTCGGGTAAAGTACGGTTTGATCACAAGGCAACTTCAGCGCTAACTTTTGGAACCGATCTGACGCTTTCACGTACCTTGAACAAGCGGATCAAGGGCGATAACTTTTTGGATGGCGTGTATTCTGGTGCTGTGAAAAGCCTGCCTTATTACGCGCCTTATAATGAGCAGGGGAAATTATACGGCCCTGGAGACCCCAATTACGCAGGTTTCCCGAACTTTAATCCGGTAGCGCAGGCATTGCTGCCGCGGTTTGATGTGTATACGGTAAAAATGCTGGGTGGTATCTATGGAGAATACGAGTTGCTCCAGAATCTGCGTTTTCGCTCAAAGTTTAGTATTGATTACAACCAGGTAACCGAAGATCAATTTGAGTCATCGGCCACCGCCATCGGAGGCTATTTATCCAACGTTGGTGGACGCGGCTACGGGGTCTTCTCCTCCGGCACGTATTCGACCTTTATCAATACCAATACCCTAACTTATAATTTTAACCTGGCCGAGAAACACCGCTTTAATGCGCTTTTAGGGTTTGAAGTTTTGCAGCGGCAGGAACGCTCTTCCAACGTTATTGGGCGTTTGTTTCCAAGTGATGATTTCACCTATATCACTTCGGCCGGTATTGTTGATAACGGAAGTTCGAGCGTTGTAAAAAGTGGCTTGTTATCGGGTTTCGGTGAAATTCGCTATGATTACGACGACCGCTACCTGGTCACGTTTACAGGCCGTTACGATGGTTCTTCCCGCTTCGGGCGCGACCGGCAATTTGGCTTTTTCCCGTCCGTGTCCTTAGGCTGGCGGCTGTCGCAGGAGGAGTTCCTCAAGGATGCTTCTGTCTTGAACGATTTGAAACTGCGGGCCAGTTTTGGGTATACAGGAAATGAGCGAATTGGAGATTATCAATTTCTAGGAACTTGGTCGTCGGTTACCTATAGCGGTGCTACCGGGTTAGGGCCGGCGGCGCTGGCCAACCCAACCCTGCAATGGGAGCGGACGCGCGAAGCCAACGTGGGTGTGGATGCTTCCTTTTTCAATGGTCGGCTGAATCTAACCGTGGATGCTTACGATAACCTGACGGATCGCCTGCTGTTTGCCGAGCCTATTCCGCTCACGACGGGTTTTGGCTCGCTACAGGGAAATATCGGGAAAGTATCCAACCGCGGTCTTGAATTGACGCTATCGACGGTCAATTTTGACAAAAATGGGTTTCGCTGGAGCACCGATCTTAATATTTCGCACAATAGAAATAAAGTTATAGAACTGGCCAGCGACGAACCGCTGTTCCGGGGCTATACGGCCGATGGCGTCAGCAACACAAACGTTGTTTTGCCAGGGCAGCCGCTAGGAACCTTCTGGGGCTTGAAGTTTCTGGGCGTTGATCCGGCTACGGGCGATGCCATTTACGATGACAAAAACGGCGACGGACGGATTTCACCCGATGATGGTCAGGTCATTGGCAACGCTCAACCCAAATTGTTTGGTGGGCTTACCAATCGCTTTTCCTGGAAAGGCTTTGATCTGAGCGTATTCTTTCAGTCCTCATACGGCAACAAGATTCTTAACTTTTCAAATACCACATCGCTGAATACCGGGGCTGATTTACAGAATAACCAGTCTCGCAAAGCGCTGGAGCGGTGGCAGAATCCGGGTGACATGACGAGCGTTCCGCGCTATGTCTATCAGAACTCCTACAACAATTACCACAGCAGCCGCTTTATCGAAGATGGGTCGTACCTGCGTCTTAAAAACGTGTCAATCGGTTACGCAATTCCTAAAAAATACCTACAACGATTACGCATTGTATCAACCGCACGAATTTTTGCTTCGGGAACCAACCTCTGGACATTGACCCGCTACAGTGGACCTGACCCAGAAGTAAGCACGCTGGATGGTTCGACGACCGCGCAGGGAATCGACTTTTTTACGGTGCCGCAATACAAAATGATGACGGTTGGAGTGACCTTGAATTTATAGCCTTTCTATGAAACGATTATCTGGATATATCTTATTAATGCCCTTGCTATGGCTGGCTTCCTGCCAGCCCGTTTTGGAGCCACAGCCTGTCGATTTGTTGGTTGATGAATTAGTGCTCAACGAACCAATGGACGTAGAGCCAGTTCGCATTGGGTTATACAGCGCTTATCGGTCAATGGCATCGCCGATTATTATTGCGGGAGATTTCACGGCTGATTACGTTCAGCATAACGGTACTTTTACGGATTACCGGGAATTGGCAACCAAGCAAATCACGGCGGCAAATGGTGCCGTCGCGAGTTTGTGGGGGGCTATCTACCGCACCGTTTACATTGCTAATTTTATTGAAGAACGCCTTCCCGGCATAAGTGGCGTCTCGGAGGCAACGCGCCGCCAGGTACTGGCAGAGGCGCGTTTTCTGCGTGGATTCGCTTATTTTATTGGTGCTGAGACGTATGGCGATATTCCACGCGTAACAACAACCAATCAAGCAACGAACCGCACCATCGCAAAAAGCCCCAAAGCCGATATTCTAGCCGCAGCCCTGGCAGATTTGCAGGCCGCCGAACAGGATTTGCCGGATGTTACCAGCACCACTACCACAACAAACCTGGCGACCTATGCCAATAAATTAACCGCTCGGGCGCTGATGGCGCGGTATTACCTCTACCAAAAATCCTGGGCCCAGGCCGAGCAGTTGGCTACGCAGGTCATTGGCTCAGGGGCTTATCGGTTACTGACCAATTATGTTGACGTGGTAGTTAAAGAATTTACTACCGAGTCCATTATGGAAGTGGGGTACGCCCTCACCGATGATCCAGGAACGAGCAGTACGGCCCTGAATAACCTGTTGGTAGGCCGGCGCGAAGTGATTCCAACTGATCAGCTCGTCGTGACCCTGAATTCAACTGAGTCTGGGGAGCGGCGGCAAACGATTGGCTTCAATCCGCAAAACCAGCGCGGTAACGACAACGGATGGTCGGTATTGAAATACGGGACTGCTTCAGAAGATAATAACAACATTGTGCTGATG of Tellurirhabdus bombi contains these proteins:
- a CDS encoding RagB/SusD family nutrient uptake outer membrane protein, with product MKKLALSISVALMLGMTACDDKLNLEPTQSIDASTALENQQDIESAIIGAYGHLGNPALYGTNLNLLSELQGAENYITWRGTFVSYRQVAQKTIQTTNADVERTWTRAYAAINTVNNVLEALGKVQSEDVRAQLEGEALFIRGILFFELVRYYALPWGATADNSHLGIPLVLRATLTQEQAGQTAARNTVAQVYTQVINDLTKASTLLPADNGTRADKFSAQAFLARVYLQQSDFAKARDAANQVISSGNFRLNPSVTAGFRNRNTAESIFEIQQNDQNNAGSANDGLTTLYASLPINGVNIGRGDVQVNTSFVESYSATDARRTELFYIGYKGVNRYYTGKFTDFGANIPVIRLAEMLLVRAETNLRLNTTVGATPAQDLNAVRTRAGVAPIAAPTLADVLRERVYELAFEGLRIHDIKRTRASTGTYAWNAPELVFPIPQREVDANNLLVQNPGY
- a CDS encoding SusC/RagA family TonB-linked outer membrane protein, with the translated sequence MKKHYRIVVYWVLIILLPGWAFAQNRRVTGRVTSDTDGTSLPGVNVVVKGTTNGVSTDADGNYSITLPDDKTILTYSSIGLIPQEITVGTRSVVNVRMKESVSELAQVVVTGYNSTQKKDITGSIAIVTSDKFKDIPVTGFDQALQGQAAGVQVSQSSGTPGGGVTVRIRGNTSISASNRPLFIVDGIPVEDGFLSQRDFGGQNDNAFSLLNPNDIEAIQVLKDASAKAIYGSRAANGVVLITTKKGKANQKTTFTADVQRGITEVVRKPDLLNASELLELQREAVINAGQDPDQLGLIRGVTDGVNTNWVDEVLRQGVYQQYQLSASGGNERTNFYISGNYRDEEGVQLNNRFTRMSGKVRFDHKATSALTFGTDLTLSRTLNKRIKGDNFLDGVYSGAVKSLPYYAPYNEQGKLYGPGDPNYAGFPNFNPVAQALLPRFDVYTVKMLGGIYGEYELLQNLRFRSKFSIDYNQVTEDQFESSATAIGGYLSNVGGRGYGVFSSGTYSTFINTNTLTYNFNLAEKHRFNALLGFEVLQRQERSSNVIGRLFPSDDFTYITSAGIVDNGSSSVVKSGLLSGFGEIRYDYDDRYLVTFTGRYDGSSRFGRDRQFGFFPSVSLGWRLSQEEFLKDASVLNDLKLRASFGYTGNERIGDYQFLGTWSSVTYSGATGLGPAALANPTLQWERTREANVGVDASFFNGRLNLTVDAYDNLTDRLLFAEPIPLTTGFGSLQGNIGKVSNRGLELTLSTVNFDKNGFRWSTDLNISHNRNKVIELASDEPLFRGYTADGVSNTNVVLPGQPLGTFWGLKFLGVDPATGDAIYDDKNGDGRISPDDGQVIGNAQPKLFGGLTNRFSWKGFDLSVFFQSSYGNKILNFSNTTSLNTGADLQNNQSRKALERWQNPGDMTSVPRYVYQNSYNNYHSSRFIEDGSYLRLKNVSIGYAIPKKYLQRLRIVSTARIFASGTNLWTLTRYSGPDPEVSTLDGSTTAQGIDFFTVPQYKMMTVGVTLNL
- a CDS encoding RagB/SusD family nutrient uptake outer membrane protein — protein: MKRLSGYILLMPLLWLASCQPVLEPQPVDLLVDELVLNEPMDVEPVRIGLYSAYRSMASPIIIAGDFTADYVQHNGTFTDYRELATKQITAANGAVASLWGAIYRTVYIANFIEERLPGISGVSEATRRQVLAEARFLRGFAYFIGAETYGDIPRVTTTNQATNRTIAKSPKADILAAALADLQAAEQDLPDVTSTTTTTNLATYANKLTARALMARYYLYQKSWAQAEQLATQVIGSGAYRLLTNYVDVVVKEFTTESIMEVGYALTDDPGTSSTALNNLLVGRREVIPTDQLVVTLNSTESGERRQTIGFNPQNQRGNDNGWSVLKYGTASEDNNNIVLMRLAELYLIRAEARAQQGRLTGANGAVADLNVLRARAKAPNVTAANQADVLLAVERERIYELAFEGQRWYDLVRTGRAQAVMSAFSPNWNSRYERWPIPQSEIQRNPSLRGAQNPGY